Below is a genomic region from Sorghum bicolor cultivar BTx623 chromosome 9, Sorghum_bicolor_NCBIv3, whole genome shotgun sequence.
TCAGCTGCTGCCAGCTCTCCCCGCCCAGCACCGTCACCCTGCCGTCCCTGGTGACCCTGCTGCTGTCCCGCGTCTCTGACCCCGGGAGCGAAGTGGAGCGGCTCGTCGCCGGCTGCCCGCGCCTCGCCGACCTGACGCTCGAGGCCTGCAGGGCGGTGACGGCGCTCTCCATCGTCGGCGGCGCCCGCCTTCGCAGGCTGGCCCTCCGCTGCTGCCACAACCTGACGGCCGTCGCCGTCGACTCGTCGGAGCTACAAGCGTTCGAGTACAGGGGCGCCATGCCCGACAGCTCGTTCCTGACCATGCACGGCGGCTCAACGAGGATCGCGTACTGCAAATTCGACATTTGCGGTGGAGAGTCGATGATGAACCTGTGGCAGCTTATGCAACTGTTTGTAAACGCCAAGCACCTGCACCTCGAGTCCTCTCACCTCAGCTCAGGCATCAACTGGGGCGTGCCTATAGGGTTCCCATCCTTCTGGAGCCTCCTCCACCTCGAGATGAGGGGATGCCTTCCCGACGACGACACCGGCGGCGCCGCCATCGCCGCGGTGAGCACGGTCCTCGAGCTCGCCCCGAACCTGGAGACGCTGTCGCTAGCTTTCCATGCCCAGGAACACGACTCTGGCGGCCGCCCCGACTACATGTACTTGAGCGAGGAGGTGGCACTGGAGGCGCACCATCTCAGCTACAATCCGCACTCGGCTCTCGCAACGCCGCCGACGAGCGCCGCCATGATCCCTTGCTTGAGGAACAAAGTGAGGGAGATGAACCTGGTGCATTACCAGGGCGGCACCGCGCAGAGGGTGCTGGCCAAGTTCCTGCTCTCCAACGCGCCGGTGATCGACAGGCTTTGGTGCGAGTTCGCCGAGGGGCCCATGTGGACGCAGACTCAGCTGATGCGCGAGATGAAGGGCTGGTTGATAAACAAGTCGGCCGAAACCCACTTCGCTTGAACTTGAATTCATGCGAGAGCTGTCTTCTCCATCTTCTTGTGTGTGGTTTGAGCTCTTTTAGCTTTTCAGTTTTTATTTAGCTTCATGCGTGAGCAACAAATCCGATGATGCATCTTTCTGTTGACCATTAACGCTTACAGAGCAGAGACTTTTGCTACCGGTTTTATTAGACGATAGAAAAAATTAAAGAAACTGTACAAAAACTCTACAATCAGACAGTAACACACCCAAAACAACTAAACAACTCAAAACAATCAAAAACAAAATTGAATTACTTAAGAGGGGTGTTTGGATCCAGTCATTAAAGTTTTTTTTAGCGAAGTCATTAAAGTTTAGTCCCTGACATTTTGGATGTTCGGATGGTAATTAGAAGGGCTAAACATGATATATTTATAAAACTACTTAGTGGACAGGCACGTGTGACATGCACGCACATGTCCATAAAAATGTTTATTCGTAATAAAAGGAGGAATTAGATTGAAAATTTTGAGAAATAATAATGCACACTAGAGAATTCATAATATCTTTCTCCAACTACAATTCTTATTAAACGTGTCAAAATTCTCAAACGCCAAATGTTCTGATTCTTCCTTTTACACCACCGATTAAGATGATGGCAATGCCGGCAAGGCCAATGTGTCCGGCGCTCCGCCTATGTGCCAGTCGTGGCGCCATTGCAGCACCGGCTGGCGCCCTCCATTGTCAAAGGCGTCCGCTCCCAGAGATGTCTGGACCACGACTACGCAGCTCGTAGTCGTGCTCCAGGCTCACCGCGAGGTTATGCCCCTCTGCTTGTGGCTTGTTTAGAGTAGGAAGAGATGATTAGATAGATAATGTCTTGCTTGCTTTATTCATGAACCACGTACAAAGGTTATATAGGCCTTGGGGCAACCAAACTAGGAAATA
It encodes:
- the LOC8084734 gene encoding F-box/LRR-repeat protein At4g14096; this encodes MMDRSHAASSSGGALTRKAKIESSGGGDRLSKLTDHALGHVLSFLPAEEAARAAMLSSRWRHVFAAVHTVSLVEPEGPIRSYDDDNVCHTPEFQPSADPNAPPSYNSIVSAAIMARQRRRGAVPLRALRVAVESYRSRDSLTVDQWVSYAVQQGAAAEEGLDLDLHLQCRSSTCEKSPDWWSRRSMEEYLATWVIFSCAHLRSLSLSCCQLSPPSTVTLPSLVTLLLSRVSDPGSEVERLVAGCPRLADLTLEACRAVTALSIVGGARLRRLALRCCHNLTAVAVDSSELQAFEYRGAMPDSSFLTMHGGSTRIAYCKFDICGGESMMNLWQLMQLFVNAKHLHLESSHLSSGINWGVPIGFPSFWSLLHLEMRGCLPDDDTGGAAIAAVSTVLELAPNLETLSLAFHAQEHDSGGRPDYMYLSEEVALEAHHLSYNPHSALATPPTSAAMIPCLRNKVREMNLVHYQGGTAQRVLAKFLLSNAPVIDRLWCEFAEGPMWTQTQLMREMKGWLINKSAETHFA